The proteins below come from a single Metarhizium brunneum chromosome 1, complete sequence genomic window:
- the BTN1_1 gene encoding Protein BTN1, with amino-acid sequence MTGRSTPSSSSVLLPMPGHPGSSWATYRSRMASLLRHQDTKVLIAFWLFGLINNVLYVIILSAAQDLVGSSIPKGVVLLADVMPSFFTKLIAPYFIHHVPYRVRVLVFITLSAVGMLMVALTPPSKSVSVKMVGVVLASLSSGGGELSFLGLSHYYGHISLVGWGSGTGAAGLVGAGLYVVLTEWWRFSVRDSLLFSACLPAVMFVSFFFILPLDPLRKSSQQKDYETVPDQDLTEEDVEDMPQGVASSALLAPGPSNVHAAYSLHSLEGSSSLRNNLRRAKSLFIPYMAPLLLVYIAEYIINQGVSPTLLFPIESSPFEEYRGFYPFYGFLYQLGVFISRSSTPFIRIHTLYVPSVLQVGNMVLLILQSLFFFIPSVYIVFIIIFWEGLLGGAVYVNCFAEIMENIPEEEREFSLSATTVSDSGGICVAAFVSILLEPSLCAYQLAHGRDWCRRIEAQRS; translated from the exons ATGACAGGCCGCAGCACgccatcgtcttcgtcggTGCTGCTCCCCATGCCCGGGCACCCGGGCTCATCATGGGCAACGTATCGCTCCAGAATGGCGTCCCTGCTCCGACACCAGGACACCAAGGTTCTCATCGCGTTTTGGCTATTCG GCCTGATCAATAATGTTCTCTATGTCATCATTCTTTCGGCCGCCCAAGACCTCGTCGGCTCCTCTATCCCCAAAGGcgtcgtcctcctcgccgaTGTCATGCCGTCATTCTTCACCAAGCTCATCGCCCCGTACTTCATACACCACGTCCCGTACCGCGTGAGAGTCCTTGTCTTCATTACCTTGTCGGCCGTCGGCATGCTCATGGTTGCGTTAACGCCGCCGTCGAAATCGGTCTCGGTAAAGATGGTCGGGGTGGTGCTGGCGAGCCTAAGCAGCGGAGGAGGCGAGCTCAGCTTCTTGGGATTGTCGCACTACTATGGACACATAAGCCTTGTAGGATGGGGATCGGGGACCGGTGCTGCCGGCCTAGTCGGTGCCGGCCTGTACGTCGTCTTGACGGAGTGGTGGAGATTCAGCGTGAGAGACAGCTTGTTGTTTTCTGCGTGCCTGCCTGCTGTCATGTTTgtgagcttcttcttcattttGCCGCTGGATCCGTTGCGAAAGTCTTCGCAGCAGAAGGACTATGAAACGGTTCCAGACCAGGATCTTACGGAAGAGGATGTGGAGGATATGCCGCAGGGAGTGGCTTCGTCTGCGCTGCTGGCGCCAGGCCCGTCGAATGTTCACGCAGCTTACTCGCTACACAGCCTAGAGGGGTCAAGCTCGTTGAGAAACAACTTGAGGCGCGCCAAGTCTCTGTTTATCCCATATATGGCACCTCTTTTACTTGTGTACATCGCCGAGTACATCATCAACCAAGGGGTTTCGCCGACCCTCCTCTTTCCCATCGAATCGTCTCCTTTTGAAGAATATCGCGGCTTTTACCCCTTTTATGGATTCTTGTATCAGCTGGGCGTCTTCATTTCTCGATCCTCCACTCCATTTATCCGCATCCACACACTCTACGTCCCGTCCGTCCTGCAGGTTGGCAACATGGTGCTTCTGATTCTTCAAAGTTTGTTCTTCTTTATCCCTTCGGTGTATATTGTCTTTATCATTATATTCTGGGAAGGCCTGCTGGGAGGGGCAGTGTACGTGAATTGCTTCGCTGAGATTATGGAGAATATCCCTGAAGAAGAGCGCGAGTTTAGCTTGAGTGCTACCACTGTAAGTGACAGTGGAGGCATCTGCGTCGCGGCATTTGTGAGTATTTTGCTGGAGCCGAGTCTTTGTGCGTATCAGCTGGCGCATGGGAGGGATTGGTGCCGTCGGATTGAGGCCCAACGTAGTTGA
- the TRZ2 gene encoding tRNase Z TRZ2, which produces MGKISFATPLPQPTRSEVLEWKFPRPHNHLVLTGRSRAAWHTSFVIPQLNLLLDAGLCVNKQRPKHIFLTHGHADHTLLAFAFVKREDPPDVYCPAEMKHIFDTHILGTTMMNLGGLVEVGDAEKQGYKVDDANGETDVDGRTPQERAFLNTHITHGVKHGDTVPLRRLKGITATAFNCDHTVPCVGYVFSSTTNRLKQEYKSLAGPQLRDLRRSGVEITEPHSVPMFAFLGDTTIATLASEPPWLRDGIPVVITECSFLYEAHAAQADKTKHTKWSDLEPVIRMWPGTTFILIHFSMRYSDRQVCQFFTDLEDAPTNMVIWADPED; this is translated from the coding sequence ATGGGCAAAATATCCTTTGCCACGCCCCTCCCACAACCAACACGCTCCGAAGTGCTGGAATGGAAATTCCCGAGGCCACACAACCACCTCGTTCTGACGGGCCGATCCCGCGCGGCTTGGCACACATCCTTCGTCATCCCCCAGctcaacctcctcctcgacgccggccTCTGTGTCAACAAGCAAAGGCCAAAGCACATCTTTCTCACCCACGGACACGCAGACCACACGCTCCTAGCGTTCGCCTTTGTGAAAAGAGAAGATCCCCCAGACGTGTATTGCCCCGCAGAAATGAAGCACATCTTCGACACTCATATTCTCGGCACGACAATGATGAACCTGGGAGGCCTCGTTGAGGTAGGTGATGCAGAGAAGCAAGGCTACAAAGTAGACGACGCGAATGGAGAAACAGACGTCGACGGGCGAACGCCCCAGGAGCGGGCATTTCTAAACACCCACATCACCCACGGCGTCAAGCACGGAGACACAGTCCCGCTCCGGCGACTCAAGGGCATCACAGCCACAGCGTTCAACTGCGACCACACCGTTCCCTGCGTAGGATACGTCTTCTCATCCACTACTAACCGCTTGAAGCAAGAATACAAATCGCTCGCCGGGCCCCAGCTTCGGGATCTGCGACGGTCGGGCGTGGAAATCACAGAACCTCACTCGGTGCCCATGTTTGCGTTTCTGGGCGACACCACAATCGCCACCTTGGCTTCCGAGCCGCCCTGGCTGCGGGACGGGATCCCCGTTGTCATTACAGAGTGCAGCTTCTTGTACGAGGCCCACGCCGCGCAGGCGGACAAAACCAAGCACACAAAGTGGAGCGATTTGGAGCCCGTCATACGCATGTGGCCGGGAACTACCTTTATTTTGATCCATTTTAGCATGAGGTACTCGGATAGACAGGTTTGTCAGTTCTTCACGGACTTGGAGGATGCGCCGACGAATATGGTCATCTGGGCAGACCCGGAGGATTAA